In the Juglans microcarpa x Juglans regia isolate MS1-56 chromosome 6D, Jm3101_v1.0, whole genome shotgun sequence genome, one interval contains:
- the LOC121235718 gene encoding probable serine/threonine-protein kinase WNK3, giving the protein MPLDYLFEQDRDNSDIEFVEVDPTSRYGRYKEVLGKGAFKKVYRAFDEWEGIEVAWNQVKVADLLRNSEELERLYSEVHLLQTLKHKSIIKFYNSWVDTKNENINFITEIFTSGTLRQYRKKHKYVDIRALKKWSRQILEGLLYLHSHDPPVIHRDLKCDNIFVNGNQGEVKIGDLGLAAILRQARSAHSVIGTPEFMAPELYEEEYNELVDIYAFGMCLIELVTFEYPYAECANAAQIYKKVTSGIKPASLAKVKDPAVRAFIQKCIANVSERLSAKELLMDPFLQSDEDNESIGRSLRHKTHHSEGNHGQSDIVSDGKDSAVETSRDFTVQGQRKDVNTIFLKLRIADSSGHYRNIHFPFDIEADTAIAVASEMVEELDLTDQDVSAIAEMIDSEIRSHIPDWTPRELSGDSSGGEVASPDICTSEAKDDASSLMNEPTPSSSGFALERLPSGRKYWSDSPKAPSETSPVQCGPSNLSLLVDSVSAGGSLTGDNENSPDLNEDRDHPNFGALLEQPEDDCVSDDEDDNSEEKEANLLVDLQLGKQNGADPDSHSSNGGYPFEENYFESAAVKIIAGRLENLLKQQQREVNELKGQHELATSNLMEGFPPEIYQKVLNMCKQKISKNEMHSATHS; this is encoded by the exons ATGCCACTGGACTATTTGTTCGAACAGGACCGGGACAATTCCGACATCGAGTTCGTTGAGGTTGATCCCACTAGTCGATATGGTCGG tATAAAGAGGTTCTAGGAAAAGGTGCTTTCAAGAAAGT ATATCGAGCATTTGATGAATGGGAGGGAATTGAAGTAGCTTGGAATCAGGTTAAGGTGGCAGATCTATTGCGAAACTCTGAAGAGTTGGAGCGTCTATATTCAGAAGTTCATTTACTCCAGACTTTGAAGCATAAGAGcataattaagttttataattCGTGGGTCGACACCAAAAATGAGAATATTAACTTCATTACCGAGATTTTCACCTCTGGTACATTACGGCA GTACCggaaaaaacataaatatgttGATATAAGAGCATTGAAGAAATGGTCCAGGCAGATTCTTGAGGGCCTTCTGTACCTCCACAGTCATGACCCGCCAGTTATTCATCGAGATTTGAAGTGTGATAACATATTTGTCAATGGAAATCAAGGTGAGGTGAAAATTGGTGACTTAGGCCTGGCTGCAATTCTTCGCCAGGCTCGTTCAGCTCATAGTGTCATTG GGACTCCGGAGTTCATGGCACCAGAGCTTTACGAGGAGGAATACAATGAGCTTGTAGACATTTATGCCTTTGGCATGTGTTTGATAGAGTTGGTGACCTTCGAGTACCCATATGCCGAATGTGCCAATGCGGCTCAAATATACAAGAAAGTGACATCG gGAATAAAGCCAGCATCATTGGCGAAAGTAAAAGACCCTGCAGTTAGAGCATTTATACAAAAATGTATTGCAAATGTTTCTGAACGCTTGTCTGCCAAGGAACTTTTAATGGATCCTTTTCTCCAGTCAGATGAGGATAATGAAAGTATAGGTCGTTCTCTACGTCACAAGACCCATCATTCAG AAGGCAATCATGGTCAGTCTGATATTGTTAGTGATGGTAAGGATTCAGCTGTGGAGACAAGTCGAGACTTCACAGTTCAAGGTCAGAGGAAAGATGTGAACACGATATTTCTGAAACTACGAATAGCAGACTCCTCAG GTCATTATCGCAACATCCACTTCCCGTTCGATATTGAGGCAGACACTGCAATTGCTGTTGCAAGTGAAATGGTTGAGGAGTTGGACCTCACAGATCAAGATGTTTCAGCAATTGCTGAAATGATTGACTCAGAAATTCGGTCACACATCCCAGATTGGACACCAAGAGAACTCTCTGGAGATAGTTCTGGTGGAGAAGTTGCAAGTCCTGATATCTGTACCTCTGAAGCCAAGGATGACGCTTCTTCCCTCATGAATGAGCCTACCCCTTCTTCAAGTGGTTTTGCATTGGAAAGATTGCCTTCAGGCCGTAAGTATTGGTCTGACTCGCCCAAGGCACCTAGTGAAACCTCTCCAGTGCAGTGTGGCCCTTCAAACTTGTCTTTGCTGGTTGATTCAGTCTCTGCTGGAGGTAGCTTGACTGGCGATAATGAAAACTCTCCTGACCTTAATGAAGACAGAGACCATCCTAATTTTGGTGCTTTACTTGAACAACCCGAGGATGACTGTGTTtctgatgatgaggatgataaTAGTGAAGAGAAGGAAGCTAATTTACTTGTTGACCTACAATTGGGCAAGCAAAATGGTGCAGATCCAGATTCACATTCTAGCAATGGAGGTTATCCATTTGAAGAGAACTATTTTGAATCAGCAGCTGTCAAGATAATTGCTGGAAGACTTGAGAATCTGTTAAAGCAGCAGCAACGGGAGGTAAATGAATTGAAGGGGCAGCATGAATTGGCCACATCAAATCTTATGGAGGGATTTCCTCCAGAGATCTATCAAAAGGTCTTGAATATGTGTAAGCAGAAAATTTCCAAAAACGAAATGCACAGTGCTACACACAGCTAA
- the LOC121235720 gene encoding elongation factor Tu, chloroplastic: MAAISSAAASASASSKLTYPYASPPSPTTSSLTFYPKSTSKLTRPTAISQLSSSFLNPSTILHLSPSSSTTKTNRHRRLFTVRAARGKFERKKPHVNIGTIGHVDHGKTTLTAALTMALASLGGSAPKKYDEIDAAPEERARGITINTATVEYETENRHYAHVDCPGHADYVKNMITGAAQMDGAILVVSGADGPMPQTKEHILLAKQVGVPNMVVFLNKQDQVDDEELLQLVELEVRELLSSYEFPGDDVPIVSGSALLALEALMANPSLKRGDNQWVDKIYELMDSVDSYIPIPQRQTDLPFLLAVEDVFSITGRGTVATGRVERGTVKVGETVEIVGLKETRNTTVTGVEMFQKILDEALAGDNVGLLLRGVQKADIQRGMVLAKPGTITPHTKFLAIVYVLKKEEGGRHSPFFAGYRPQFYMRTTDVTGKVTSIMNDKDEESKMVMPGDRVKMVVELIMPVACEQGMRFAIREGGKTVGAGVIQSIIE, from the coding sequence ATGGCTGCAATTTCCTCAGCAGCAGCTTCAGCCTCAGCTTCCTCCAAGCTCACCTACCCATATGCCTCCCCACCCTCCCCAACTACTTCGTCCCTCACGTTCTACCCCAAATCCACCTCCAAACTGACCAGACCCACCGCCATATCCCAActctcctcctccttcctcaATCCCTCTACCATCCTCcacctctctccctcttcttctaCCACCAAGACGAATCGTCACCGCCGCCTTTTCACAGTCCGAGCTGCCCGCGGTAAATTCGAGCGCAAGAAGCCCCACGTCAACATCGGCACCATTGGCCACGTCGACCACGGTAAGACCACCCTCACCGCCGCGCTCACCATGGCTTTGGCGTCCTTGGGTGGCAGCGCACCCAAGAAGTACGACGAGATTGACGCCGCCCCAGAAGAACGGGCTCGTGGAATCACTATCAACACTGCCACCGTCGAGTACGAGACCGAGAACCGCCACTACGCCCACGTGGACTGCCCCGGCCACGCTGATTACGTCAAGAATATGATTACCGGTGCCGCCCAGATGGACGGTGCGATTCTCGTCGTTTCCGGCGCTGACGGCCCAATGCCACAGACGAAGGAGCACATACTGCTGGCTAAGCAAGTGGGTGTGCCCAACATGGTCGTGTTCTTGAACAAACAGGACCAGGTCGACGATGAGGAGCTCTTGCAGCTGGTGGAATTGGAGGTGCGTGAATTGCTTTCCTCTTATGAATTCCCAGGGGATGACGTGCCCATTGTTTCTGGTTCCGCTTTGTTAGCGTTGGAGGCTTTAATGGCTAATCCTAGCCTGAAACGCGGGGACAACCAATGGGTTGATAAGATTTATGAACTTATGGATTCTGTGGATAGTTACATACCAATCCCACAGAGACAAACCGATCTCCCATTTTTGCTTGCTGTTGAAGATGTGTTTTCAATTACTGGTCGTGGAACAGTTGCCACGGGCCGTGTCGAGAGGGGTACGGTTAAGGTTGGAGAAACTGTGGAGATTGTGGGTTTGAAGGAAACTAGGAATACTACTGTGACTGGTGTGGAAATGTTTCAGAAGATTCTTGATGAGGCTTTGGCCGGGGATAACGTGGGGTTGTTGCTTAGAGGTGTTCAGAAGGCTGATATACAGAGAGGGATGGTTTTGGCTAAGCCTGGCACGATTACCCCGCATACTAAGTTTCTTGCCATTGTGTATGTGTTGAAGAAGGAAGAGGGTGGTAGGCATTCGCCCTTTTTTGCGGGTTataggccacagttttacatgAGGACTACGGATGTGACGGGCAAGGTGACCTCAATTATGAATGATAAGGATGAGGAGTCTAAGATGGTCATGCCAGGCGACCGTGTGAAGATGGTTGTGGAACTCATAATGCCTGTAGCATGTGAACAAGGAATGAGGTTTGCTATCAGGGAAGGAGGGAAGACTGTTGGAGCTGGTGTTATCCAGTCCATCATTGAGTGA